From Vigna unguiculata cultivar IT97K-499-35 chromosome 5, ASM411807v1, whole genome shotgun sequence, the proteins below share one genomic window:
- the LOC114185165 gene encoding uncharacterized protein LOC114185165 — MLSVTTTLSTQHHCFHYHTQTTFLTTLIPIQSLSFRTHIHNFRLLCFSSDPSPSPPPLVVVGSANADIYLEIDRLPREGETLAARSGQTLAGGKGANQATCSAKLNYPTYFVGQVGDDAYGSLVTDALRRGGVCLDGLTVVPSASTGHAVVMLQSNGQNSIVYIGGANFSCWPRILPRQHLDLVAQAGIVLLQREIPDFVNAQVAQAARNAGVPVVLDAGGMDGPLPPELLNCVDILSPNETELGRLTGMPTESFEDIARAALKCHELGAKQVLAKLGHKGSALFIEGENPIQQPAILSKTVIDTTGAGDTFTSAFAVALVEGKSHKECLRFAAAVACLCVQVKGASPSMPDRISVMDLLSCQ, encoded by the exons atgctCAGTGTAACAACAACACTTTCAACACAACACCACTGTTTCCACTACCACACGCAAACCACGTTCCTCACTACCCTTATCCCAATCCAGTCCCTCTCCTTCCGCACTCACATTCACAACTTCAGACTCCTCTGTTTCTCTTCAGACCCCTCGCCGTCACCGCCACCGCTGGTGGTCGTAGGCTCCGCCAACGCAGACATCTACCTCGAGATCGACCGGCTACCGCGAGAGGGCGAGACTCTAGCGGCGAGGTCCGGCCAGACGCTCGCCGGCGGAAAGGGCGCCAACCAGGCCACGTGCTCCGCCAAGCTCAACTACCCAACCTACTTCGTCGGACAGGTCGGAGATGACGCCTATGGCAGTCTCGTGACCGACGCGCTCCGCCGTGGCGGAGTTTGCCTCGACGGTCTCACGGTGGTTCCGTCCGCGTCCACCGGTCACGCCGTTGTGATGCTCCAATCTAACGGCCAGAACTCCATCGTATACATTGGTGGTGCTAACTTTAGTTGTTGGCCCAGAATTCTGCCACGTCAGCATTTGGACCTCGTGGCCCAAGCTGGCATCGTTTTACTGCAGAGGGAGATTCCCGATTTTGTCAATGCTCAAGTCGCGCAG GCTGCAAGGAATGCTGGTGTGCCGGTTGTGTTGGACGCTGGAGGAATGGATGGTCCACTTCCGCCGGAATTATTGAACTGTGTTGATATTTTGAGTCCTAATGAAACTGAACTTGGTCGACTTACGGGAATGCCAACGGAAAGTTTTGAAGACATTGCACGGGCTGCTTTGAAATGTCATGAATTA GGAGCTAAGCAAGTTCTTGCAAAACTTGGCCACAAAGGATCTGCTCTTTTTATAGAAGGAGAAAACCCGATTCAGCAGCCTGCCATACTTTCTAAAACTGTCATTGATACAACTGGTGCCGGTGATACTTTTACTTCTGCTTTTGCTGTAGCTTTAGTAGAGGGAAAGTCCCACAAGGAATGCCTAAGATTTGCTG CTGCTGTAGCTTGTCTTTGTGTTCAAGTGAAGGGAGCTTCTCCCAGCATGCCTGATAGGATATCTGTTATGGATCTCCTCAGCTGTCAGTGA